The Alicyclobacillus macrosporangiidus CPP55 genome segment GAACGAAACACTAGCTACGACGTATAGACAGTTGACCATAAGTATTGAGAGACTATTTTTCGAAATCTGGCCCGCCGTACGTGGCGGAGTTACTACCGCATACCCTCAACGTGGGAAAGGCAGCTATCACAGGGCAAAGGATAAAGAGCCTTTTCTTCATTTGTTACGCTTAGGTTGGGACACCCCTGTTAACGAGCTCATCGGCAAGGCCTTACTGGGCACTCGTGAGGGTGGTATGAATGGATAGTGAGTCATTATAGCACGGATAGTCACCGTATTGACAGATGTTTCCAAAACAAAAACGTCTAGCACTGGTCCCTCCACATTGGTTCCCATGACGTACCATGACCAACTTACAGTTCAAACGTGGATCTCGACTTCTATGTACGGTGGAACGCAAACATGCTATCCACTACGCGCCGAGTCCCAAGGCCATCCACTAGCTCCATCCCGCGAGCAGACATAGCCCTTAATTGAGTAGCCTGAAGACGTTCCCAAATGTCTGCATAATCCTTGTCTGTGGTGTGCCCTGACTCCCCCAGGCAACAAACTACTCCCATTCGCTCCAACACCGCCGTTGCCTGGCGCTGGTTTTCCGCCACGATGGTAACCCATGTAGGAAGTCCTAAACAACACCGTTCCCACGTGGTTGTCCCTCCCGCGCCAAGCGCCAGATCGGCAGACGCCATCAGCTCAGCCATTCGGGAGGTGTTCACGTGCACTGTGGCCAAAGGTAGTCTCTTTGCCAAATCCTGAATTTCACCTATGTTTGGATTGATAGGCCCAACCACCACATCGATAGCACACGAGTTCACGTTCCCCCACCGCGTCATCCCTCTGAGTGCTTTGCACGTTTCATTGGTTGTATCGGCCCCGCCGAATGACACCAGAACACGACGAACCTGTCCATCCCGTACCGATGCACGCTGCCTAGCTTGAACGAATTCGTCCCTTAACAACGCATATCTGGGACCGAGGAGGGTGTTGCACTCTGCTGGGAGCCGCCCGTGGTACCTTTCCACACAATCCGGGTGTGCATTTTGGTCCAGCAGGAGGTCGCAATCGTGATCCCTGTCCGCCAAATCGTCCACGGCGAGTACACGTATGCCCCGTTGACGAAACTCTCGCTCCCACTTGGCGTCGAGAGCATAATGGTCAACTACCACCCAGTCTGGCCATCGGTGTCCCAGATATTCTAATACACTGAGCGCATCCTGACGCCAAGTACACCTTAGTTCATCCCAATCGTTCGCATATTGACCCGCAGCCCTAGGCACACGATGCACGGGGTACCCATGTTTCACGAGCTCATCGCACATATGGCCAGACAAGGTACGGCAACTAAACGACACCTCTGTACCATGCTGTCGCAGCACGTCCGCCAACGTGATGCAGCGCATCACGTGCCCGGTCCCGATTTCATGCGAAGCGTCCGCACGGATGTGTACACGCATGGAATCTTCATTCCCCGAGACGTTTTTGTAAGACGTGAGCATTAAGCGCTGTCCATTCCGGATGCTGGTCTAATAGTGCCAATACGTCTTCCAAAGTGAAATCCTGCTTTTCCGGATAGAGTGCTTCGATAATCCGGCGAATCAATTCAAAATCCTCCGGTGTATCGACGGTCCAACGGTGATGGCTGACATCGGTGTGGTAGGCGACATTTCCCATTCTGTACCGCTCTGGATGAGTGTAGAAGAACGGCGTCACGTGCTCCCGCTCGTAGCCAAGCTTAGCCTCCCGATGCGCCTCCTCCAGCGCTTGGAATGAAAACACCTCGGTGTCCATCCCCCGCGGATAGGTCCGCTCCACTGTGTTGGCTACGTAATCCATTCGTTCTCGATGCTCGACATAATACCGAATTATACGGTCCACCACGGCGGGGTCTATCAGAGGGCAATCAGACGTGACGCGCACCACGATGTCCGCACTGTAGGCTCGTGCAGCGAGATGGTACCGGCTCAGAACATCTTCTTCGGATCCCCTCACATATGCGCATCCGGAAGCCTCACACACGCGGACAATGGCGTCGTCCGCCGGATTTGTTGTGGTGGCTACCACCACCTGAGTAGCCGAAGGAACCCGTTTCAATCGCTCTATATGATAAACCAGCAGCGGTTGGCCGAGGACTTCTTTGAGCACCTTCCCCGGTAGCCTGGTAGAAGACATGCGCGCTTGAGTAATGATCACGATGTTCAACAATACCTCACCCCGCACCGGCAAGCCTCACACCCGGTAATAACCCAACACCTTTTTGACAGCACGGATGACGTCGCATACATCATCGTCCGTCATTCCGGGAAACAGCGGGAGCGTGAGGATACGTTCGTACAGCTCCTCAGCACGCGGGCACAGCCCCCTCGAATATCCCATCCGCCTGTAGTACGGATGATGATAGACCGGGATGTAATGGACATTGACGCCTATGTTTTCTGCAAGCAACGCTTCATACACCTGCCGTCGCCCCACACGCAGGGCGGACAGGTTCAACCGAATCACGTACAGGTGCCACCCGGACGTCCGGTCCTCACGTTGATACGGTGTTTCGAGCTCGGGCATGGAAGCGAACGCTTCCGTATACTTCTTCGCAATCTCCGCCCGACGTCTGATGAACACGTCGAGCTTGTCCATTTGACTGGTACCCAGCGCGGCTTGAATGTCCGTAAGCCGGTAATTAAACCCCAGGTACTGCATCTCGTAGTACCACGGACCCTGATCGTCCTCGAGGAACGATGGATCCCGCGTGATACCATGTGTGCGAAACAGTCGCAGCCGCTGGTACAGACGGTCGTCGTTCGTTGTGACCACGCCGCCCTCGCCCGTGGTAACCGGTTTGACGGGATGGAGACTAAAGACCGTCATATCTCCCAAGGTCCCGATGCGGCGTCCCTTGTACGTCGCACCAAGCGCATGTGCCGCGTCCTCAATCACCATCAGGCCGTGCCGTTTGGCGATGCTGAGGATCTCGTCCATGTCGGCCGGCTGCCCCGTGTAGTGAACGGGAAGAATCGCCTTGGTGCGCGGCGTAATGCACGCCTTAACTGCATCGGGATCGATGTTGTAGGTATCAGGCTGAATGTCCGCAAACACCGGTGTACCGCCCATGTACAGCACACAGTTGGCACTCGCCGCAAACGTCATCGGCGTGGTGATCACTTCGTCGCCCGGGCCGATGCCCGCGGCAAACACCGCCCCGTGCAAGGCAGCAGTGCCGTTCGCGAAAGCCACGGCGTACTTGGCTCCGACGTAATCCGCTATCCGCCGCTCGAACGCGTCGACCGCCGGCCCGGTGGTCAAGAAGTCGCTGCGCAACACGTCCACAACCGCCCGAATGTCCGCCTCGTCGATGGCTTGGCGTCCATACGGCAGGCGGGTAGAACGGATGGGTGTCCCGCCATGCAGTGCCAATTTTTCGTTGACTTCCAGCGCCTCCGTCATACCCGCTACAGACCTCCATTCAACGGCTGTGTACTGACACATTACGCCCACGGCGTCTCTCGAATCCACGCCTCTGTTCGCGCGAGGCCTTCCTCAAGTGTCACCCGCGGTTCCCAGCCCAGCAGGCGTTTGGCCTTGTCCGCATTACATAGGAGCTTCATGATCTCGCTCTGAGGATGTATGTGCTTGACATGCTGGATCCGCGTCGCATCTTGAGCCACCAGCATCGCGAGGTCATTGATGGAGATATCCCGGCCGAGTCCGGCATTGATGATCTCACCATTCACCACGTCCGAATATCCGGCCATCGCCACAAACCGCGCACAGTCTTCTACATACAGTAAATCGCGTGTTTGTGTGCCATCCCCGTAAATGCGGAGTGGCTGTCCCGTTAACTTGTTCTTGATAAATATGGCGACGACACCGCCCTCTCCACCGGACTTCTGAAATGGTCCATAGGTGTTGAACGGGCGGACCACCACCACCGGCAGTCCGTATGCATTAAAATACGACAGTACGAGATTTTCCGCCGCGATTTTAGAACCCGCATAAGGAGATGCTGGCTTCACGGCGTGCGTCTCAGAGATTCCCTCCGGGCCTGTCGCGCGGTCATACACCATGCACGTGCTCATGAAGACCATTTTGGTTCGCGCATCCCGGCAGCGCTCAAGGACTTCAAACGTACCCACCACGTCGTTCAGGAAGGTCGTTCGGGGATCATCGATACTGTCCTGTACGTTGATGGTGGCCGCCAAGTGATAGCACACATCAAAACGGTTTTCAAAGAGTTCATCCAACAATGACCCGTCCTGAATGTCTCCTATCACAAGCTCCCGCAGTCCGGGGTGTCCCTCGAATTCACGTACATTCTCACGCCGCCCGTTGGCCAGATTGTCCAGTATCCAGACCTGGTGCCCGTCGTCCAACAGTTGTTTGACAAGCCAGCGGCCAATGAAACCCGCGCCGCCCGTGACCAACGCTCTCATACATTCCCTCCACTAAATGAGTCCTTCCGACAACACCCAATGGCGAATCTGCTCCCGATCAATGGGAGGGATGTCATTGGATCTGTAGGTGCCCACCGCCGCCGGCGCGGCATCGGCGTAATGCCAATGCGCGTGCGGGGGTGGAATGACAAACATGTGGTCCAATTCCACGGCCTGCCTGGATTCATCTTCCGTCATCAGCTCCTCATACCGCTTCTCTCCCGGGCGCAGGCCGATGGTTTCGACCTCCCCACGCGGCACGCCGTATTTCCGGCTCACTTCGTCTCGCACGACCTCCACCAGATCCCCCAACCGCAGTACAGGCATCTTGAGGATGAACAACTCTCCTCCATGCGACCACACCGCGGCACGCAGAGTGAGTTCCACAGCCTGGGTGAGCGTCATCATGAAGCGAGTCATCCCTGGATCTGTTACCGTCACCGGCCGTCGTTCCAGAAGTTGTCGTTTGATCAGCGGGATGACCGATCCGCGTGAGCCCATGACGTTGCCGAAGCGCACTGCACTGAACACCGTGCTGGCGGATCCCTTAGCGTGCTCCGCAGCCGCTACCAGCCGCTCAACCACGAGTTTTGTCGCGCCGTAGGTGTTGGTGGGACTGATGGCCTTGTCAGTACTGGTGACAATCACCTTGCCCACGCCCGCCGCCATGGCTGCAGTGATCACGTTTTGCGTGCCGATGATGTTCGTCTGTACCGCTTCGAAAGGGTTGTACTCGCATGCGGGTACATGCTTCAGCGCAGCCATGTGAAACACGACGTCAATGTCTTCCATGGCGCGAATCAGACGCGACGTGTCGCGAACGTCCCCGAGAAGGTAGCGGATGTTGGAGTGATTGGCGTATTCAGTCTGCAGCTCAAACTGTTTGAATTCATCACGGCTGAAGACCCGGATCACGCGTGGTTCGAAGCGCAACAGGGCCCGCAGCAAACCTCGCCCCACCGTACCGGTTCCGCCAATCAGCAGAATTCGCTTGCCCCGAAAGAACTCCGCCACCATGATCCACCACTCCGTCGCCGTTCTACGACTGATTTCGACAAGAAGTGCCCAGCAACCTGCCTCGTCCGAAGGTCCTGTATGGAACCCTGTCGAGCCGGCCCTCTGGGGATGAGCCAAGCTACACAAGCGATTCCATCGCCCACGGACACACGTGCTGCGTACCGGCGATATGTGCTCCCCTCGACGCATTCAGGTAGGTTCGGTCGGGGTGATCCCGAATGAACCGCTCAATCCAGTGGCGGAACGAATTCCACGACAGTGTCGTCTCAATCTCCTCTCCGGTGACTGACTCCGTCCATATCCGCCGAAATGAATCACCGTGAATGAATATGTGCTGATGATGAGTGTCTTCCGCATGGGATTTTCCGTCCACATATGCCAAGTCCTGCCCCACAAACACAATCGGATCGCAGCCGAGATGATGTGCCACGCTCAGCGCAAGGGTCGCCACGGATCCTCCCACCTCAAATGTATCCCACCCGTGGCGCTCCGCGAGTTCCTCGCTCGGCGCATACCCTCGCTGCATCGCCCACAGGATATCGCCGCCGTACGTATCCCGCAGGTTCGGGTGTACCGTGGGTGTGCAGATGAGCGTCGGCAGCGGTCCAACCGGGAGATCCTTCAATTGCTCTGCAACAAACTCCTGGCCATCCGTAACCAGCACGTACTGGGGCACAACGCCGTTCTGGAGCAGTTTACGCAGCACTTGACCCACGGAAAGGATCACCGCACCGGCACGTGCGCATTGGGGCAGCCAGGGAATGGCCTCGTTCAGGGAAGGCCCCGCAGCCACGACAATCCCCATACTCCCAGCGTAACGGTCTCGCATTCCTGTGAACACGTTTTCTGGACGAACGGCATCGCGATTCGCTGCGAAGTTCATATCCAACATTCCGACATTCCGCTCCACGGATGCACGCAGCATCTGCGCCTCCTGGATGAGCCACCGCATGGATGCGTAGGGAAACACCTCGACCGATGGAGGGTGAACCCGCAGCCGAGACATGTCACAGGCTCCCAACACGTGGCGACACTCCGATTCGTCCTTTGGGACGATCACCGTCACCCGCGGATCACTCAAGACCTGTGGACGAACCTCACGGGCCAGATCCACCACTTCGCGATACGGTTCAATCACCGCGATCTCTTGGATGTGCGGATGCTGGAGCAGACAGGCTTCGATGTGGTATCCTAATCCGAGTCCGAGCACCGGCAGGGAACACTCCGAGGAATCTACGCGCCAGCTTCGCACGAGAGCCTCCGCCTCTCGAACAGGATCATACTGACTGTGCAAAAACACGGTTCGCTCTCTGACGCTGCGCAGGGTCGCAGAGCCGCCGCGACCCGTCAGAACCTCAAAATGCCCTCGCATTATGATTCATCATCCCCGACTGGTGCCCGGTGAATTGACATGACGTTTGTAGGAATCAGGTTACATCGGAGCGGAGCCTGCTCTTCGCCCTCTCCCACTTCATCTGTTGAAAAAACATTTCCAGAAACGCTTGCCAGTCCTCTGCCCAAGGCCGCACCTCGAACGACAAGATGTCCGCCAGACTGACGGTATCCTGTGCCTGACAAGCTTCATCCAGTAACGATGCTATCGTCCGCAGACGCTCCGAGAAATCATGTACACTCGATGGCCCTGGATGAAGCGTGCACAACCCCTCCAGGAGGCTGAGGTGCCAACGAAGACCGTCGAGCGATTCCGCAAAGTGTTTCATGCCTGCAGCGAAATCGCCTACCTGAAAAGCCTCCGCGGATGCACCCATGACACGAAGCCAGGATGGCAACATTTCGGCGGATGACGCCAACGCATCCTCTACCATCTCGTCGATGGTGCAGGACGCCAAGTCAATTCGATTGGCGTTAGCAAGTAACACCGTTCCATTCAACACATCGGCGATGACGTGATCCTGCCCGTCCACCACGAGCTGGCGTACGAGGCGACCACTCCGCTCTACATCCTCTACCGCACTGCGCAGAACATCCTGCAGAGAGGTGCCATCGGCCACGTTCTGCAACACGCCGTCAACGTACAGTTCCACTGACTTCATCCGCCCTTTCCATCACTGCCATACGTTCCGCCTGCGCAAACGCCTCGCGCAACTCCTGAATCAGTGGAAGCACCTCTTGAACCGGCTCCGGCGATTTGTTGCGATTCGCTTCGATGAATCGGCCGTGAAAGAATACGTAGAGATCGTTCAGGTTATCGCATAATTCAGGCGCACGATCTCGATCCAGCGTCACGCGCAGTTCCGAGACAATCTCCTGGCAACGGATGAGCCGCCGGTGCGCCTCTTCCAATCGCTTAGCTTCCAGTGCCTCAATCGCCTGCTGGGCGAATCGAATTAGCCCGTCGTACAGCATGATCAACAGTTTCCCCGGTGTGGCCGTCTGCACGCTGGCCTGCCTGTACACGTTCGGATACATGTCCCGGATCTCCCTCCTCCGTCACAAATGGATAAGTGTCAAAATAGGAATACGCGTCCAGATGCATCTCTGCGGCATCGAGCGCGCGAAGGCGCAGATCCAGGAACAGGCGAACGGTCTGAGCCGCGACAAGCCTTGCTCCGGAATTGTCCTCATCGTTCTCCTGGCGTTTTCGTTGAATCTCTTCAGCCATCTGGACATCGGTAAACAACGTCCGGTACGAATAGGCGTCCAAGAGCCTCATGGCCAAACGATGTGAGGACAACCTGGCCTGTCCCCGCGCGATGGCACGCGTGGCCTTATCCACACATACGGGGTCCTTGGCCTCCAACGCATCGAGGTAGTCCTGGCCATACCGGGCCAAGATAGCCAGCAGACGCGCCACACACCTAAGTTCCAGTCGGGAACGGCGCAGTCGAGCGCGCGTATGTTGAATCCGATCACCGTCAAGTGTACGAGGTTGCAGACGCCCGCGCCACTCCGCGGCCTCTTCGGGGCGACGCGGACACAGTGGCAGGCAATCAGACAGGGTTCGCACTTCGTATCCGCGCTTTCGCGCACCGCCCTCCGTGGCGTCGATGTAAGTGCGGTCGTGTACTTTGGCTGCGTCTTCAAACCACCTGAGGTAGTACAGGTAGTCGTAGGTCGTGTACACCGTCTGGCCGAAGATGTCTTCCACCTCGTACAATTTCCGTCCCTTCAGTTGTTCCACGGTACGAGAGGCATTCGCGGTCCCTTCCGCATAACAGGCGCCACCGGGATAGGACAGGTCCTCCCCCACAAGGATGACGGGATCAGCACCCAACAGCCGTGCGAAGGCAAATGCGGCCGTGGCGCAGGAACCCCCGGTGTCAAACACCGGAAGAGGGCGTCGCTCGCCAGTGATCTCGTCCAGCCACCCCTGGTACGTGGTTCCTCCTGCCACAAGCACCTTCCCCGCCCTGCTGTGGCGCACGATGTCGCGGTGGGTGCACACCTCCATCAGCAGCGGGATATCTTCATACGTGCAACCTTCCATATTGAGTGCATTGAGATCCCCACCGTCGAGCGTCACAATCACATCCGGACAGATGCCGTTACGCTGCAGGGCGCGGTAGGCAGTGTCTGTACTGAGGAGCAGAGCGCGATCACGGAACTCTCCCAACAGGTGAATGTTCTTGTTCAGAGACGGACCGGCACCAATCACGATGGCCGGTTTACCGCGCCATGTGTTCGCCAGATCGTACACCGACACACCGCTCAGAACAGCGGGAAGGTTGCACAAGAAGTTGCGCGTCCACGCCCGTTCAAAGAAGGCGGTAGTGTTTTGGTTTGTGAATACAGTCTGTACAGAGCGGTAAAGAGCAAACGTCAATTCGTCAAAGAAAGACCGCTGAATCGCCGCCTCCACAGGATGGAAAACCCATGCGAAAGTCGGCACCTGAAAGGTGTCCCCGCCCAGATGCACATGGAGCTGTGAGCGAATGCGTTTGACGTCATCGTCTACAATCAGCACCAACCGGGGGTCCAGTAAAGCGTCCGCCATATCGCGTGCTTCAAGAGCCGCGCGGAGATACTCGGGACAGGCTGAAATGAGATAGACACGGCTATCCGAAGAAGCCGCCTGCAATGCCGCTTCCAGATGATACAGGCCCGCCTCTCCGGCGACGAAGACGTGCCGCGCGGAAGCGATATCGGCGCGCGCAACCTGACGCACCGCTTCTCCCACAGGGTCGTACGCGCTCGTCAAGTTCAACCAACGCCCAGTCTGTTCGTGCTGGACAACACACACACCGCGTGAATTGACCACAGCGCGACGTTGTGGACTGGGGGCAACCGACGCCAGAACGTCCGCCACCACGGGCCAACGCTGTTTCAGAATCGTGTAGTTCGCCGCCCACACGTCACTCATATGACCGCCCTCTCATCCGAGGCTGGAAAACAACGCCTGCAACGCCCTCTGCTGGGCTGCCATCTGCGCCTGGTACTGTTGCAGTTGCGTAAATTCTTGCACCATCATCTGCTCCTGCGATGTGGCCATATCGTAGATCTGCTGCTGCTGTCGTTGCACACTCTGGATTTCCGCAGAGTACATATTCTTTTCTGACTGGGCAATTCCTGTATATGTACTGCTCAGCGAACCCTTGGGGTTCAGGGTGTTCACCTGGCCCGTGAGGTTTGTCAATAACCCATTCAGCCGCGCGGCCATCCCCTGAATGAGGGCCTGCACCTCATTGGGATCGTTCTGGAATGCGGTGGTCAGGGCCGTCGAATCTACCTGCAAACTGTTGGTCGAACCGGGTGTGGATCCAATCGATCCGTTGGTGATGCCAATGCCGAACACGGATTGTTGTGCGTATTGCGAGGCTCCCGGAACAGGATCCAAAACCGCGTTCATGTACTGTAACGCCAGCGACGACATGGCCGGATCCGCCTCCAGGTCGCCCCCTTTACCCGTCAGCTGTTGCAGGGTGTTGTACAGGGTATTGAAGTCGGTGACGAACGCGTTGACAGCTTTGGTCAACGCAGTCGTGTCCTGACTCACGGTAATCGTGGCGGAATAGGGAGGCGAACTCGAAGACCCTCCTTCCGATGGATCCTGCAGCGTGAAACTCACGCCCGGAATAGCATTCTGCACGGTGGGCGATGGACTTGTCTGTTGAGCCCCATTCACTGTGTAGGTCCAGGGCTGTCCCGCCTGAGCGTTCGGTGCCACCGAAGCATTGCTGGTTAAACCAAGCGCTTGTCCGAGGTTGCCGGTGAGGTCCTGCACTGTAATCGGTTGCGACGTGTTCGAGGTCAACGTCACGGTGTCGGTCAACGGATTGTACGCTGCGGTTACGCCCGCCTTGGACGAATTAATGCGTGAAATGACCGATTGCAGCGTGTCGGTGCTGGTGTTGTAAGAGATGGTAACGCCGTTGATGGACAACTGACCGGCCGTTGTCGGCGTCAGCGCCTGCCCAAAATTGGAACTCCCGAGATACGTGTTCAACTGCACATGCCCGACAATCCCGCTGACAACGGGGTTCGATTGGGTGGTCGATTGGCCCGCCAGGCCCACCACCTGCAAGAAGTTACTGGAATCCCCTGCACTGCCGAACACCACATTCAACCCAGAGGGAGCGGTTACCGTGATCTTGTTTCCGGATAAGGACCAGCTGACTCCGGTGATGGCGTTGGATCCGCTGTTCGGATCCGATCCGCTGGTGGTGCCCAACAGCGCGTTCATGATGGATTGAATCGTGTCCGAAGCTGTGACGGTATGCGTATATGTCGTCCCTCCGACCGTGGCGGTCAAGGTGCCCATCGTCACCGGTTGGCTAAACTTTTGAGCGGTGACCGCATCGGTCCCGGAGGCGGAATTTCCGATTTGAAAACCGTTCCCGGAGGTTAACTTCGCCACCTGTCCCGGGGTCCAACTGATGGTGTACGTTCCGGGAACCGCGTTGCTGCTTGCAGTGGCTGTCAGATACTCTGAATCCACACCGGAAACGGAGGTGGTGTAGGCCTGAAATGTCTTTACAGACGCCAGCGTGACGAGGTCGTTCTGCACCTGTTGTGCAAGACTGGATACGTGCGACCAGTCGTCCGACTTCTTCTGCAACGTTTGAATGGTTTGGTTAAGAGCGTCCCCCGGTGCACGGTTGATCTGGTCCAACTGAAGAATGATCTGGGAGTAATCGATCTGCCCGGACATCAGCGACAGGGACTGCATCCCCCCAAGGTTGATGGACATCCCTCATCCCTCCTGCACCGAGAAAAGTAGGCGGGCGAGGGCGCCCGTTCCGCGCCCCGCCGCCCAATGCTCCATTAACCCAACAGCTTGAGCACCATACCGGGCATCTGGTTGGCCTGCGCCAACATCGAAATACCGGCGTTCACGAGGATCTGCTCCTTCGTGAAGTTGGTCATCGCGGCTGCCATGTTGGTGTCCATGATGCGCGAACGTGCTGTAGACAGGTTCGTGCTTTCGGTCTGCAGATTGCTGACCGCAAAATTCAGGCGGTCTTCCACCGCACCGACCGTGGCGCGGAACTTCGACACGGTGGAGATTGCCGTATCCAGAATCGACACCAATGCGGATGCTGCCGCCTGCTGTGAAGCCAAGCTGGTAAGGGCGGCTATATTGTTAATGGCGGTCGCGGTGATGTTCAGAGCTGTCGCCGTCATGGTGGCGGCATTGGCCTTCAGAGTAATCACCTGCGTACCGGAAGCCAGGGAGCCTACCTGGAATGTGATTCCTCCATTCGCCAAACCGGTCAACAGCGTCTGCGTGTTAAATTGGGTGGTCTGCGCTGTCCGCGTGATTTCCTGCTGAATCTGCTGCAATTCGGCCACAATTTGCGAGCGGTCCGCCGTCGTTTCCGTACCGTTGGCGGCTTCCAGTGCCAATGTGCGCATGCGCGCCAACATGTCCTGGATGCTGCTCAGACCGCCTTCCATCGTTTGCAGCATGGACAGGCCGTCCTGCGCGTTTTGAGCCGCGCGGTTCAGACCGTTGATCTGGTTCAGCATCTTCGTGGCAATGGACAGGCCCGCAGCGTCGTCCGCCGCGCTGTTGATCTGATAGCCGGACGACAGTTGGTTCGAGACCTTCTGCAGGCTCGACTGGCTCTGGTTCAAGTTGAACAACACGTTCAGAGCCGTCACGTTGGTGTTGATCGCGAAGCTCATGACTCTGCTCCTCCCTTAAAAGAAGATGTGTATGTCCAACAAGCCTTGCGGCTTGGCGGGACCAACCTTAATGCGTATTACTCAAAACATCCGCCAGAGTCGGAAGAATCAGGTGCTGACCGGTTGCAAGAGCGGCCATATACACCGTCTGCTGTGTGGTGAGCTGGCTAATTACCTGGGCCAGATCCGCGTCCTCCAGCTTGCCCTTCTGTTGCTGCAACAGATTGGACGCCTGCGACAGCTGCGTCTGTGCAGCCTGTACCAGCGTCATCCGTCCGCCGAGGTCGGACCGCATAGCAATCACCTGATTGATGTTTGCATCCAGATCGGATAGATCCGTGCGCAGACCATTCATATCCCCATTGGCAAGGTCTGCCTGAATCTGCTGGAGCACGCCGGAGTTGGGTGGTGCCCCTGCACCGCCCGTGGCCAGGAGTCCTTTGCTGGCCCCCGATGGAGCGGTCGCGAACAGGCTTTCCCCGTCGACGTTCACCGCGACCGTGACGCTGCCGCCGATGACGACCGTGCGTTGATTGGAGTTCCCCTTCCACGTGGCACTGCTGGTGTCCCAAGGCGCCTGGGTGCCGTTGGTGCCAGCGAAGATATACTGGCCGCCATCGGACGTATTCGCCACATTCGCCACGGCCGCCGTCTGTTGTTGGACGACGGCGCAGATCTGGTTCAAGTCCTGCGCAGTATTGGTACCGTTGAGAGCCTGCACGACCTCGGTCCGAACCTGTCCAAGGATGTTTTCCAAGGTGCTCAGGGCGGCGTCGGCAGTCTGCATCTGGCTAAGAGCTGCTCCCGCGTTGCTCGACCATTGAGAAACCTGGGCCTGCACTGTCTGGGTCTGGATATCGGCCGCCATGGCCACCGGATCGTCCGAGGGTTGGTTCAGCTTGCGGCCTGTCGAGAGCTGCTGCGACAGGTCCTGATATTTGGACACGATCTGGTCCAAATCACTGAG includes the following:
- a CDS encoding cytidylyltransferase domain-containing protein; the protein is MNIVIITQARMSSTRLPGKVLKEVLGQPLLVYHIERLKRVPSATQVVVATTTNPADDAIVRVCEASGCAYVRGSEEDVLSRYHLAARAYSADIVVRVTSDCPLIDPAVVDRIIRYYVEHRERMDYVANTVERTYPRGMDTEVFSFQALEEAHREAKLGYEREHVTPFFYTHPERYRMGNVAYHTDVSHHRWTVDTPEDFELIRRIIEALYPEKQDFTLEDVLALLDQHPEWTALNAHVLQKRLGE
- the pseC gene encoding UDP-4-amino-4,6-dideoxy-N-acetyl-beta-L-altrosamine transaminase codes for the protein MTEALEVNEKLALHGGTPIRSTRLPYGRQAIDEADIRAVVDVLRSDFLTTGPAVDAFERRIADYVGAKYAVAFANGTAALHGAVFAAGIGPGDEVITTPMTFAASANCVLYMGGTPVFADIQPDTYNIDPDAVKACITPRTKAILPVHYTGQPADMDEILSIAKRHGLMVIEDAAHALGATYKGRRIGTLGDMTVFSLHPVKPVTTGEGGVVTTNDDRLYQRLRLFRTHGITRDPSFLEDDQGPWYYEMQYLGFNYRLTDIQAALGTSQMDKLDVFIRRRAEIAKKYTEAFASMPELETPYQREDRTSGWHLYVIRLNLSALRVGRRQVYEALLAENIGVNVHYIPVYHHPYYRRMGYSRGLCPRAEELYERILTLPLFPGMTDDDVCDVIRAVKKVLGYYRV
- the pseG gene encoding UDP-2,4-diacetamido-2,4,6-trideoxy-beta-L-altropyranose hydrolase, giving the protein MLTSYKNVSGNEDSMRVHIRADASHEIGTGHVMRCITLADVLRQHGTEVSFSCRTLSGHMCDELVKHGYPVHRVPRAAGQYANDWDELRCTWRQDALSVLEYLGHRWPDWVVVDHYALDAKWEREFRQRGIRVLAVDDLADRDHDCDLLLDQNAHPDCVERYHGRLPAECNTLLGPRYALLRDEFVQARQRASVRDGQVRRVLVSFGGADTTNETCKALRGMTRWGNVNSCAIDVVVGPINPNIGEIQDLAKRLPLATVHVNTSRMAELMASADLALGAGGTTTWERCCLGLPTWVTIVAENQRQATAVLERMGVVCCLGESGHTTDKDYADIWERLQATQLRAMSARGMELVDGLGTRRVVDSMFAFHRT
- a CDS encoding dTDP-glucose 4,6-dehydratase, with the translated sequence MRALVTGGAGFIGRWLVKQLLDDGHQVWILDNLANGRRENVREFEGHPGLRELVIGDIQDGSLLDELFENRFDVCYHLAATINVQDSIDDPRTTFLNDVVGTFEVLERCRDARTKMVFMSTCMVYDRATGPEGISETHAVKPASPYAGSKIAAENLVLSYFNAYGLPVVVVRPFNTYGPFQKSGGEGGVVAIFIKNKLTGQPLRIYGDGTQTRDLLYVEDCARFVAMAGYSDVVNGEIINAGLGRDISINDLAMLVAQDATRIQHVKHIHPQSEIMKLLCNADKAKRLLGWEPRVTLEEGLARTEAWIRETPWA
- a CDS encoding motility associated factor glycosyltransferase family protein, whose amino-acid sequence is MRSWRVDSSECSLPVLGLGLGYHIEACLLQHPHIQEIAVIEPYREVVDLAREVRPQVLSDPRVTVIVPKDESECRHVLGACDMSRLRVHPPSVEVFPYASMRWLIQEAQMLRASVERNVGMLDMNFAANRDAVRPENVFTGMRDRYAGSMGIVVAAGPSLNEAIPWLPQCARAGAVILSVGQVLRKLLQNGVVPQYVLVTDGQEFVAEQLKDLPVGPLPTLICTPTVHPNLRDTYGGDILWAMQRGYAPSEELAERHGWDTFEVGGSVATLALSVAHHLGCDPIVFVGQDLAYVDGKSHAEDTHHQHIFIHGDSFRRIWTESVTGEEIETTLSWNSFRHWIERFIRDHPDRTYLNASRGAHIAGTQHVCPWAMESLV
- a CDS encoding polysaccharide biosynthesis protein, whose amino-acid sequence is MVAEFFRGKRILLIGGTGTVGRGLLRALLRFEPRVIRVFSRDEFKQFELQTEYANHSNIRYLLGDVRDTSRLIRAMEDIDVVFHMAALKHVPACEYNPFEAVQTNIIGTQNVITAAMAAGVGKVIVTSTDKAISPTNTYGATKLVVERLVAAAEHAKGSASTVFSAVRFGNVMGSRGSVIPLIKRQLLERRPVTVTDPGMTRFMMTLTQAVELTLRAAVWSHGGELFILKMPVLRLGDLVEVVRDEVSRKYGVPRGEVETIGLRPGEKRYEELMTEDESRQAVELDHMFVIPPPHAHWHYADAAPAAVGTYRSNDIPPIDREQIRHWVLSEGLI